One window of Brevibacterium pigmentatum genomic DNA carries:
- a CDS encoding MFS transporter, giving the protein MSATASGPVTPNPATPHSITREERKVLAGTLVGTTIEWYDFFIYAQAAGLVLSTQYFGPLASDNPALGQIMAWASLGISFLFRPLGAIIAGHLGDRIGRKKMLVLTLILMGAATSLIGLLPNYAMIGVGAPILLTLLRILQGFSAGGEWGGAALLSVEHAPISKRGIFGAYPQIGVPVGMILATGVIWVLTTVLSAEQFASFGWRIPFLFSVVLVFVGYYIRRQVEESPVFAELAERKAESSAPLGTLFKKNTKEVILSALIFIGNNAVGYMIIAFFAAYASRPVAEGGSVGLDRAPVLLATTLASFGWLVFTMWGGALSDKLGRVRTFQIGYVLLIVWLIPTFLMIDMANIWMYGIGIFVLTVGMGLSYGPMSAMYAEMFPVEVRYSGVSIGYALGAILGGAFAPTIAETLLAETGSSISIAIYMIVVCIVSLIGVSLVKETKGNDLGLTKHH; this is encoded by the coding sequence ATGTCCGCCACCGCTTCAGGCCCGGTCACTCCGAATCCGGCCACCCCTCATTCGATCACCCGCGAGGAGCGTAAGGTCCTCGCCGGCACCCTCGTCGGCACCACCATCGAGTGGTACGACTTCTTCATCTACGCTCAGGCCGCCGGCCTCGTCCTCTCCACCCAGTACTTCGGTCCTTTGGCCTCGGATAATCCGGCCCTCGGTCAGATCATGGCGTGGGCGTCGCTGGGCATCTCGTTCCTCTTCCGCCCGTTGGGCGCGATCATCGCCGGCCACCTCGGCGATCGGATCGGACGCAAGAAGATGCTCGTGCTCACGCTCATCCTCATGGGAGCCGCGACCTCGCTCATCGGTCTGCTCCCGAACTACGCGATGATCGGTGTCGGCGCCCCGATCCTGCTCACCCTGCTGCGGATCCTCCAGGGCTTCTCCGCCGGCGGCGAATGGGGCGGGGCCGCGCTGCTGTCGGTCGAGCACGCCCCGATCTCCAAGCGCGGCATCTTCGGCGCGTACCCGCAGATCGGTGTGCCGGTCGGCATGATCCTCGCCACCGGTGTGATCTGGGTGCTCACCACGGTCCTCTCCGCCGAACAGTTCGCGAGCTTCGGATGGCGGATCCCGTTCCTCTTCTCCGTCGTCCTCGTCTTCGTCGGCTATTACATCCGCCGGCAGGTCGAAGAGTCCCCGGTCTTCGCCGAGCTCGCCGAGCGCAAGGCCGAATCCTCGGCTCCGCTGGGCACCCTGTTCAAGAAGAACACGAAGGAAGTCATCCTCTCCGCGCTCATCTTCATCGGCAACAACGCCGTGGGCTACATGATCATCGCGTTCTTTGCCGCCTACGCCTCGCGACCCGTCGCCGAGGGCGGTTCCGTCGGCCTCGACCGGGCACCCGTGCTGTTGGCGACGACGCTCGCGAGCTTCGGCTGGCTGGTCTTCACGATGTGGGGCGGCGCGCTGTCGGACAAGCTCGGTCGCGTGCGAACCTTCCAGATCGGGTACGTCCTGCTCATCGTGTGGCTCATCCCGACGTTCCTCATGATCGATATGGCGAACATCTGGATGTACGGCATCGGCATCTTCGTCCTCACCGTCGGCATGGGCCTGTCTTACGGCCCGATGTCGGCGATGTATGCGGAGATGTTCCCCGTCGAGGTCCGCTATTCGGGAGTCTCGATCGGCTACGCACTCGGCGCGATCCTCGGCGGCGCCTTCGCCCCGACCATCGCCGAGACCCTGCTCGCCGAGACCGGCTCATCGATCTCGATCGCGATCTACATGATCGTCGTGTGCATCGTCTCGCTCATCGGCGTCAGCCTCGTCAAGGAGACCAAGGGCAACGACCTCGGCCTGACGAAGCATCACTGA
- a CDS encoding GntR family transcriptional regulator: MSETQTEIGPRVGDQVFEALQASILSGEYRSGDRLRIRQLAASLGTSVMPVRESLARLEAVGLVETSPHRGAVVKTFTAEELLQIYSVRRILEVEATVQGAQKLDEVGRARLDEEFAAMEAALDSGDASKYLDHDEELLATIYSASGNPVLAETIRALWLRCRAYKLVGARLEIAAADTVPLLKHQRRLMDAVDAGDPAAAAKVTEESFDDAVRRIRAGLGDQAAV; encoded by the coding sequence ATGAGCGAGACCCAGACCGAGATCGGCCCGCGCGTCGGCGACCAGGTGTTCGAGGCGCTGCAGGCGAGCATTCTGTCAGGCGAATATCGCAGCGGGGATCGTCTGCGGATCCGCCAGCTCGCGGCGTCCCTGGGCACGAGCGTCATGCCCGTGCGGGAGTCGCTGGCCCGGCTCGAGGCGGTCGGGCTCGTCGAGACCAGCCCGCACCGTGGAGCGGTGGTCAAGACCTTCACCGCCGAGGAGCTGCTGCAGATCTACTCCGTGCGTCGCATCCTCGAGGTCGAGGCGACGGTCCAGGGTGCTCAGAAGCTCGATGAGGTGGGCCGGGCACGATTGGATGAGGAATTCGCGGCGATGGAGGCGGCTCTCGACTCCGGCGATGCCTCGAAGTACCTCGACCACGACGAAGAGCTGCTTGCGACGATCTATTCTGCCTCGGGCAATCCCGTCCTCGCCGAGACGATCCGGGCTCTGTGGCTGCGATGCCGGGCCTACAAGCTCGTCGGAGCGAGGCTCGAGATCGCCGCTGCGGACACGGTGCCGCTGCTCAAACATCAGCGCCGACTCATGGACGCCGTCGACGCGGGAGACCCCGCAGCAGCCGCCAAGGTGACCGAGGAGTCCTTCGACGACGCCGTCCGTCGTATTCGTGCGGGACTGGGAGATCAAGCCGCCGTCTAG
- the purU gene encoding formyltetrahydrofolate deformylase, giving the protein MQDYIFTLECAERPGITHAVTGALLTHGGDIKELKQFDDQSTQQLFLRIDFSVSDEPGNGVEALRTDFEAIGEEFGATWQLWPQGEKRRVLIMVSKFEHCLNDLLFRARVGELPIEIAAVVSNHPDHRELVEWHGIPFFRVPVTKETKPEAEAKLLELVDRFEVDLVVLARYMQILSDDLARELTGRAINIHHSFLPSFKGAKPYHQAWERGVKTVGATAHFVNSELDEGPIIAQQLVEVDHAFTPEDLVAAGRDAECKALSNAVKWHCDGRVFLSGKRTIVLR; this is encoded by the coding sequence ATGCAGGACTACATCTTCACTCTCGAATGCGCCGAGCGCCCCGGAATCACCCATGCCGTGACCGGTGCCCTGCTCACCCACGGAGGGGATATCAAGGAACTCAAACAGTTCGACGACCAGTCGACCCAGCAGCTGTTCCTGCGCATCGACTTCAGCGTCTCCGATGAGCCCGGCAACGGTGTCGAGGCTCTACGGACCGACTTCGAGGCGATCGGCGAGGAGTTCGGGGCGACCTGGCAGCTGTGGCCGCAGGGGGAGAAGCGGCGGGTGCTCATCATGGTCTCGAAGTTCGAGCACTGCCTCAACGATCTGCTCTTCCGCGCCCGCGTCGGCGAGCTGCCGATCGAGATCGCGGCCGTCGTGTCGAACCACCCCGACCACCGTGAGCTCGTCGAATGGCACGGAATCCCGTTCTTCCGGGTTCCGGTGACGAAGGAGACGAAGCCCGAGGCCGAGGCGAAGCTGCTCGAACTCGTCGATCGCTTCGAGGTCGACCTCGTGGTGCTCGCGCGCTATATGCAGATCCTCTCCGACGACCTCGCCCGCGAACTCACCGGACGTGCCATCAACATCCACCACTCGTTCCTGCCGTCCTTCAAGGGCGCGAAGCCGTACCACCAGGCTTGGGAGCGGGGAGTGAAGACCGTCGGGGCGACCGCGCACTTCGTCAACAGCGAACTCGACGAGGGCCCGATCATCGCCCAGCAGCTCGTCGAGGTCGACCATGCCTTCACCCCCGAGGACCTCGTTGCGGCCGGCCGCGATGCCGAATGCAAGGCCCTGTCCAATGCCGTGAAGTGGCACTGCGACGGCCGCGTGTTCCTCTCGGGCAAGAGGACCATCGTCCTACGCTGA
- a CDS encoding serine/threonine dehydratase, whose protein sequence is MTAPTPTELTYPDIEAAAARIAGRVRPVTVAPAQPGTLAEAASPTAATWSSGPAEDPNASGLLFALEFMQYTGTFKARGAQNFIQSHLAEGTFPEAGVTIASGGNAGLACAWAARAAGVPATVFLPANAPEVKVERLRSYGAEVVLTGSEFAEAAAACHDFVASSGALASHAYDHPLIAAGAGTLMTEILAQVPDLDTVVVSVGGGGLFAGVATAATYHGVRTVAVEPENCRALSAAIEAGEPVDVTVDSVASDSLGARRATPLALAAARSDLVTSVLVSDEAIIGARQHLWDQHRLAVEHAAATALAGVHGSGGYVPAEGEKVCVVLCGANTSLGDL, encoded by the coding sequence ATGACTGCACCGACCCCTACTGAGCTGACGTATCCCGACATCGAAGCCGCGGCCGCCCGGATCGCCGGACGGGTGCGGCCGGTCACCGTGGCCCCGGCACAGCCGGGCACCCTCGCCGAGGCGGCCTCCCCCACCGCAGCCACGTGGAGCTCCGGCCCCGCCGAGGACCCGAACGCATCCGGCCTGCTCTTCGCCCTCGAGTTCATGCAGTACACGGGCACGTTCAAGGCCCGCGGCGCGCAGAACTTCATCCAGTCTCATCTCGCCGAAGGCACCTTCCCCGAGGCGGGAGTGACCATCGCGTCGGGCGGAAACGCGGGCCTCGCCTGTGCGTGGGCGGCTCGTGCCGCCGGTGTGCCCGCCACGGTGTTCCTGCCCGCGAACGCCCCGGAGGTCAAGGTCGAGCGCCTGCGCTCCTATGGTGCCGAGGTGGTGCTGACTGGCAGCGAATTCGCCGAGGCGGCCGCGGCCTGCCACGACTTCGTCGCCTCATCGGGGGCGTTGGCCTCGCATGCCTACGACCATCCGCTCATCGCCGCCGGCGCGGGCACTCTGATGACCGAGATCCTGGCGCAGGTGCCCGACCTCGATACGGTCGTCGTCTCCGTCGGCGGAGGCGGACTGTTCGCCGGGGTCGCGACGGCCGCGACCTATCACGGAGTGCGCACGGTGGCGGTCGAGCCGGAGAACTGTCGCGCTCTCAGTGCTGCGATCGAGGCGGGAGAGCCGGTCGACGTCACGGTCGATTCGGTGGCATCGGATTCGCTCGGTGCCCGAAGGGCCACACCGCTGGCACTGGCTGCGGCACGGTCGGATCTGGTCACCTCGGTGTTGGTCAGCGATGAGGCGATCATCGGTGCCCGGCAGCACCTGTGGGATCAGCACCGGTTGGCGGTCGAACATGCGGCGGCCACGGCACTGGCGGGAGTCCACGGTTCGGGCGGCTATGTGCCGGCCGAGGGAGAGAAGGTCTGCGTCGTCCTGTGCGGGGCGAACACGAGCCTCGGCGATCTCTGA
- a CDS encoding PucR family transcriptional regulator — protein MVANPLVLRIVDRVRATLPATVQRSVSRTWREVPAYPASPDKNLAEDLTAHTFTVFEAALTPLEEGRRATAGDFPITASQARRRLRQGVTLPDFLTGFRIGQETLWEAIVDASDSEQETRDEALHIAIHVMSVIEVGSSVGAVAYLETQQLEMAEGDRVRRDLVDDLLSGRRLAPGPSADLAEVSDLRPDSRVLVATATSQTPLRDDRGMREVITALRSVFDFGRRGIAVVLQDQIVGITPVTSDGTTTLADLERVHRELSRHGTDLCVGTSTVHEGLDRVPEAYREAVLAQESLNGVPGVRSLHALTPIDYLVTLDDKVAHRIIRPELRRFVEDDLAAGGVLIETLLEYAACDLNAKLAAEHLHVHVNTAYYRLDTAADRTGRNVRSFTDLQETIIAIRMLTARGNVPTSN, from the coding sequence ATGGTCGCCAATCCACTCGTCCTGCGCATCGTCGACCGTGTCCGAGCAACGCTGCCGGCCACGGTCCAACGTTCGGTCAGTCGCACCTGGCGGGAAGTGCCCGCTTATCCGGCCAGCCCGGACAAGAACCTCGCCGAGGATCTCACCGCACACACGTTCACCGTCTTCGAAGCCGCGCTCACCCCCTTGGAGGAGGGCCGCCGCGCGACCGCCGGGGACTTCCCGATCACCGCCTCCCAGGCCCGGCGGCGACTGCGGCAGGGCGTGACTCTGCCGGACTTCCTCACCGGTTTCCGGATCGGTCAGGAGACCCTGTGGGAGGCGATCGTCGATGCCTCGGATTCCGAACAGGAGACCCGCGATGAGGCGCTGCACATCGCCATCCACGTCATGAGCGTCATCGAGGTCGGCAGCTCCGTCGGGGCCGTCGCCTACCTCGAGACCCAGCAGCTTGAGATGGCTGAGGGCGACCGGGTCCGCCGTGACCTCGTCGACGATCTGCTCTCCGGTCGCCGCTTGGCACCGGGGCCGAGCGCGGACCTCGCCGAGGTGTCCGACCTCCGCCCGGATTCGCGCGTGCTCGTCGCAACGGCCACCTCGCAGACGCCGCTGCGTGATGATCGAGGGATGCGGGAGGTCATCACCGCCCTGCGCTCGGTCTTCGATTTCGGCCGTCGTGGCATCGCCGTGGTCCTCCAGGATCAGATCGTCGGCATCACGCCGGTGACTTCCGACGGGACGACCACCCTGGCCGATCTCGAACGGGTCCACCGGGAGCTGTCCCGCCACGGCACCGACCTGTGCGTGGGCACCTCCACCGTTCACGAGGGTCTGGACCGTGTGCCCGAGGCGTACCGCGAGGCCGTGCTCGCGCAGGAGAGTCTCAACGGTGTGCCAGGAGTGAGGTCGCTGCATGCGCTCACCCCGATCGACTACCTCGTCACCCTCGACGACAAGGTCGCCCACCGCATCATCCGGCCCGAACTGCGCCGGTTCGTCGAGGACGATCTCGCCGCCGGCGGTGTCCTCATCGAGACGCTGCTCGAATACGCGGCGTGTGACCTCAACGCCAAACTCGCCGCCGAGCACCTCCACGTCCACGTGAACACCGCGTACTACCGGCTCGACACCGCAGCCGACCGCACCGGCCGCAACGTCCGCAGCTTCACGGATCTGCAGGAGACGATCATCGCCATCCGTATGCTCACCGCGCGCGGAAACGTCCCGACCTCGAATTGA
- a CDS encoding IclR family transcriptional regulator produces MHDAADSNEDLREEYRIKMRGRLLRRSASFNVAHAVDSLEPGTGAQSIQRALTLLNLVGLIAGERREGASLSELASISGRPKASVHRMLQALIAMGYVERLEEGGYRLGVQSQILGQLAQKSVDPLVTESESSLLRLAELSQDTVFLTLRTGSYSICARREEGFGEIFNNALSVGDRHPLGIGAGSLAILSELSPAEVDAQFEANAEILAERYPKVSVPHLRDIIDQARIDGFVHNPGLFAKGSWAVAVPLRIRGSRPQAALSIASIADRVTGSRVERLVALLRREAKAIAEVLSSHPVHDPNSGDL; encoded by the coding sequence ATGCATGATGCCGCCGATTCGAATGAGGACCTCCGTGAGGAGTACCGCATCAAGATGCGCGGTCGGCTTCTGCGCCGGTCCGCGTCCTTCAATGTCGCCCACGCCGTCGACAGTCTCGAACCCGGTACCGGCGCACAGAGCATCCAACGCGCGCTGACTCTGCTCAACCTCGTCGGCCTCATCGCCGGTGAGAGACGTGAGGGCGCGAGTCTGTCCGAGCTCGCGTCGATCAGCGGCCGTCCGAAGGCCAGCGTCCACCGTATGCTCCAGGCGCTCATCGCCATGGGCTACGTCGAACGCCTCGAAGAGGGCGGATACCGCCTCGGCGTGCAATCGCAGATCCTGGGTCAGCTGGCCCAGAAATCGGTGGATCCCCTGGTCACGGAGTCCGAGTCGAGTCTGCTGCGCTTGGCCGAACTCAGTCAGGACACCGTGTTCCTCACTCTGCGCACCGGCAGCTATTCGATCTGCGCCCGCCGCGAGGAGGGTTTCGGTGAGATCTTCAACAACGCCCTGTCCGTGGGCGACCGACACCCTTTGGGCATCGGGGCCGGATCGCTGGCGATCCTCTCCGAGCTCTCCCCCGCCGAGGTGGACGCCCAGTTCGAGGCCAACGCCGAGATCCTTGCCGAAAGGTATCCGAAGGTCTCCGTCCCGCATCTGCGCGACATCATCGATCAGGCCCGCATCGACGGCTTCGTCCACAATCCGGGGCTCTTCGCCAAGGGGTCGTGGGCGGTGGCGGTGCCGCTGCGCATCCGCGGCTCCCGCCCGCAGGCGGCTCTGTCGATCGCTTCGATCGCCGATCGCGTCACGGGTTCACGGGTCGAACGCCTCGTCGCTCTGCTGCGCCGGGAAGCGAAGGCCATCGCCGAGGTGCTGAGCTCCCATCCCGTCCACGACCCGAACTCCGGCGACCTCTGA
- a CDS encoding ABC transporter ATP-binding protein, with translation MAETVLDIADVTFRRGQTQILHGIDLRIAAGEHWVLIGPNGAGKSTLLSFASAQVFPTSGTVDILGSRMGRVELAALRRLIGHVNPRHPLRSNLTVREVVLTGLTGTVERPMRWEPTPADIAKADAHIAEVGLDSRADAGWSVLSQGERGRALVARALVADPQLLLFDEPTTGLDVAAREQLLETIDDLSVRSPELSTLLVTHHLEEIPETTTHAALISEGWLTAAGPIAEVLTSEQVSAAFDHPIEVGFADRRWSARAVRVHAADAG, from the coding sequence GTGGCCGAGACCGTCCTCGACATTGCCGATGTGACGTTCCGACGTGGGCAGACGCAGATCCTCCACGGCATCGATCTGCGCATCGCCGCCGGCGAGCACTGGGTGCTCATCGGGCCGAACGGGGCGGGGAAGTCGACGCTGCTGAGCTTCGCCTCGGCGCAGGTGTTCCCGACCTCGGGCACCGTCGACATCCTCGGATCTCGGATGGGGCGGGTCGAACTCGCCGCTCTGCGTCGACTCATCGGGCATGTCAACCCGCGCCATCCGCTGAGGTCGAACCTCACCGTGCGCGAGGTCGTGCTCACCGGGCTGACCGGCACCGTCGAACGCCCCATGCGGTGGGAGCCCACACCTGCCGATATCGCGAAGGCCGATGCCCACATCGCCGAGGTGGGCTTGGATTCCCGTGCCGATGCCGGGTGGAGTGTCCTGTCGCAGGGGGAACGGGGCCGTGCCCTCGTGGCGCGGGCACTCGTCGCCGATCCGCAGCTGCTGCTCTTCGACGAACCGACCACCGGTCTCGACGTCGCTGCCCGCGAGCAGCTGCTCGAGACCATCGACGACCTGTCCGTGCGCTCGCCGGAGCTGTCGACGCTGCTGGTCACGCATCATCTCGAGGAGATCCCCGAGACCACCACTCACGCCGCGCTCATCTCCGAAGGATGGCTGACAGCTGCGGGCCCCATTGCCGAGGTGCTCACCTCCGAGCAGGTCTCCGCCGCCTTCGACCACCCGATCGAAGTGGGCTTCGCTGACCGCCGCTGGTCAGCCCGCGCGGTCCGGGTCCACGCTGCTGACGCTGGGTGA
- a CDS encoding Ldh family oxidoreductase codes for MPEPPDSTTVSLPITELRDLCIAAITAAGGSTALAQSLAEATVAAERRGKTAVGTAHLFDYLDGLEAGRINGQAQPRVTNRLPAAHHVDADRGTAQLAFDAVVDDFAASAAKLGISVLNISNAFTAGELGYYTTRLAERGLVALAGANSPALMSLFSSPGSATGTNPFSFAVPHADGPRMFDQATSATAWVNVRDAADRSEAIPEGWAQDPNGAATVDAEAALAGSLLPFGGVKGSNVALMIELLAVHGGGRFSVDAPAFDSGQENPGTGLFVIAIAADAFDPDYSKRVAEHLDRLHSQFGVDFGRKRTLEVAELPRELHSALLSRS; via the coding sequence ATGCCGGAGCCTCCTGATTCCACGACCGTGTCCCTGCCGATCACCGAACTGCGCGACCTGTGCATCGCTGCGATCACCGCGGCCGGCGGGTCGACCGCACTGGCGCAGTCCCTGGCCGAGGCGACCGTGGCCGCAGAGCGCCGCGGCAAGACCGCCGTCGGCACGGCGCACCTCTTCGACTACCTCGATGGGCTCGAAGCCGGCCGCATCAACGGGCAGGCACAGCCGCGAGTGACGAATCGTCTGCCCGCAGCACACCATGTCGACGCCGACCGCGGCACTGCGCAGCTCGCGTTCGACGCAGTTGTCGATGACTTCGCCGCGTCTGCCGCGAAGCTCGGCATCTCGGTCCTCAACATCTCCAATGCCTTCACTGCCGGCGAACTCGGCTATTACACGACACGGCTTGCCGAGCGAGGCCTGGTGGCGCTGGCAGGGGCCAACTCACCAGCGCTGATGTCGCTGTTCAGCTCACCGGGCTCGGCGACCGGAACGAACCCGTTCTCGTTCGCCGTTCCCCATGCCGACGGCCCGCGCATGTTCGACCAGGCGACCAGTGCGACCGCCTGGGTCAACGTCCGCGACGCCGCCGATCGGTCAGAGGCGATCCCCGAAGGGTGGGCACAGGACCCGAACGGGGCGGCCACGGTCGATGCCGAGGCCGCCCTCGCCGGTTCCCTGCTGCCATTCGGCGGGGTCAAGGGCAGCAATGTCGCACTCATGATCGAACTCCTCGCCGTCCATGGCGGGGGCCGCTTCTCCGTCGACGCACCCGCCTTCGACTCGGGACAGGAGAACCCGGGCACGGGACTGTTCGTCATCGCGATCGCGGCAGACGCCTTCGACCCTGACTACTCGAAGCGGGTCGCCGAGCACCTCGATCGTCTGCACTCGCAGTTCGGCGTCGATTTCGGTCGCAAACGCACCCTCGAGGTCGCCGAACTCCCGCGCGAACTCCACTCGGCGCTCCTCAGCCGCAGCTGA
- a CDS encoding long-chain-fatty-acid--CoA ligase has protein sequence MTNLAANLTATASRHGQRPAVRLGHSVLTYAQLQDQAQQVATMLKDRGIGPGDRVGLVLPNVLEFPVLFYGALSVGAIVVPMNPLLKDREVQYYLEDSGAQIVFAWKNMAGEAGKAAAAVGIECVRVDPADFADQLSAFDPTTEVVSRADDDTVVLLYTSGTTGQPKGAELTHFNMMSNAAVTAETLTFLTEEDMVMGCLPLFHCFGLTCGLNASVLSGSCLALIPRFDPIEALETIQEAKVSIFIGVPTMYARMLNAEGRENFDVSSLRSCISGGSAMPVEVMKNFESAFDCIILEGYGLSETSPVACFNQPGMERKTGTIGVPVRGVEMKLVDDDDNDVPVGEIGEIAIKGEPVMKGYWGRPEATEVAIRDGWFHSGDLAEQDEDGYYTIVDRKKDLIIRGGYNVYPREVEEALYEHEAVAEAAVIGIANDDLGEEIGAAVALKAGSSVDAEALREFAKDRVAAYKYPRNVWIVDELPKGPTGKILRREISAPEDALN, from the coding sequence ATGACCAACCTCGCCGCCAATCTCACCGCCACCGCAAGCCGGCACGGACAGCGACCTGCCGTCCGCCTCGGCCATTCCGTGCTGACGTATGCGCAGCTGCAGGACCAGGCGCAGCAGGTGGCGACGATGCTCAAGGACAGGGGAATCGGGCCCGGCGACCGCGTCGGACTCGTCCTGCCCAACGTCCTCGAATTCCCCGTCCTCTTCTACGGGGCGCTGTCCGTCGGCGCCATCGTCGTGCCGATGAACCCGCTGCTCAAGGACCGCGAGGTGCAGTACTACCTCGAGGATTCCGGGGCCCAGATCGTCTTCGCGTGGAAGAATATGGCGGGTGAGGCCGGGAAGGCGGCGGCCGCGGTCGGCATCGAATGCGTGCGAGTCGATCCCGCCGACTTCGCCGATCAGCTCTCCGCCTTCGATCCTACGACCGAAGTGGTGTCCCGAGCCGACGACGACACCGTCGTCCTCCTCTACACCTCGGGCACCACCGGGCAGCCGAAGGGTGCGGAACTCACCCACTTCAACATGATGAGCAACGCGGCCGTCACCGCCGAGACCCTCACTTTCCTCACCGAGGAGGATATGGTCATGGGCTGCCTGCCGCTGTTCCACTGCTTCGGCCTGACCTGCGGACTCAACGCCTCCGTGCTCAGCGGATCCTGCCTCGCCCTCATCCCGCGCTTCGACCCGATCGAGGCCCTCGAGACCATTCAGGAAGCGAAGGTCAGCATCTTCATCGGTGTGCCGACGATGTACGCGCGCATGCTCAACGCCGAAGGGCGGGAGAACTTCGACGTCTCCAGCCTGCGCTCATGCATCTCCGGCGGATCGGCGATGCCCGTCGAAGTGATGAAGAACTTCGAGTCCGCCTTCGACTGCATCATCCTCGAAGGCTACGGGCTGTCCGAGACCTCCCCGGTCGCCTGTTTCAACCAGCCGGGAATGGAACGCAAGACCGGCACCATCGGCGTGCCCGTGCGCGGAGTCGAGATGAAGCTCGTCGACGATGACGACAACGACGTTCCCGTCGGTGAGATCGGCGAGATCGCCATCAAGGGCGAACCCGTGATGAAGGGGTACTGGGGACGACCGGAGGCGACAGAAGTGGCCATCCGCGACGGATGGTTCCACTCCGGCGACCTCGCCGAGCAGGACGAGGACGGCTATTACACGATCGTCGACCGGAAGAAGGACCTCATCATCCGCGGCGGCTACAACGTCTATCCGCGTGAGGTCGAGGAAGCGCTCTACGAGCACGAAGCCGTCGCCGAGGCGGCTGTGATCGGCATCGCGAATGACGACCTCGGTGAGGAGATCGGGGCCGCCGTCGCCCTCAAAGCTGGCAGCAGCGTCGACGCCGAAGCGTTGCGTGAGTTCGCGAAGGACCGCGTCGCCGCGTACAAGTACCCCCGCAATGTGTGGATCGTCGACGAGCTGCCCAAGGGCCCGACCGGCAAGATCCTCCGCCGCGAGATCTCGGCACCGGAGGACGCTCTGAACTGA
- a CDS encoding L-serine ammonia-lyase has protein sequence MSLGVLDLFSIGIGPSSSHTVGPMRAAVRFVDELAEAGQLDRVDAVRVGLFGSLGATGIGHGSDSAVLAGLSGKEPETLDPDSVGPLVAEIREKGSLRLGGRKDVPFDVASDLTLHLRESLPGHPNGMRISAEADGELIERDYYSVGGGFVVTDDELTAEKDAAEAIDAAAGGSGEQRRDGDVIDFATADELLEQCRTHGLSIAELMAVSERARQSDETLRARLLEIWSVMRECVHNGCTRSETTLPGGLKVRRRAPELKAKLEAADYRASGSLDALEWVNLYALAVNEENASGGRIVTAPTNGAAGIIPAVLHYMDRFVTGGGGADSEAAEASAGDDAVVTFLLTAGAIGILFKRNASISGAEVGCQGEVGSACAMAAAGRCAVLGGSPEQVENAAEIGLEHNLGLTCDPVGGLVQVPCIERNAIASVKAINAARLAMHGDGSHRVSLDQAIETMRQTGADMKSKYKETSRGGLAVNVVEC, from the coding sequence GGCGGGCCAGCTCGACCGTGTCGATGCGGTCCGCGTCGGACTCTTCGGTTCCCTCGGTGCGACGGGCATCGGACACGGCTCGGACTCCGCCGTGCTCGCAGGGCTGAGCGGTAAGGAACCCGAAACGCTCGACCCGGATTCGGTGGGCCCGCTGGTCGCCGAGATCCGCGAGAAGGGGTCGCTCCGCCTCGGCGGGCGAAAGGACGTGCCCTTCGACGTGGCGTCAGATCTCACCCTGCACCTGCGGGAATCCCTGCCCGGCCATCCCAATGGGATGCGCATCAGCGCCGAGGCGGACGGTGAGCTCATCGAGCGCGACTACTACTCCGTGGGCGGGGGATTCGTCGTCACCGACGACGAGCTCACCGCGGAGAAGGACGCTGCCGAAGCCATCGACGCAGCAGCCGGCGGGTCCGGTGAACAGCGGAGGGACGGGGACGTCATCGACTTCGCCACGGCCGACGAGCTGCTCGAGCAGTGTCGGACACACGGGCTGAGCATCGCCGAGCTCATGGCGGTCAGCGAACGAGCCCGCCAGTCCGATGAGACCCTGCGGGCGCGGCTGCTCGAGATCTGGTCGGTGATGCGCGAATGCGTGCACAACGGCTGCACCCGCAGCGAAACGACCCTGCCCGGGGGACTCAAGGTGCGCCGTCGGGCCCCCGAGCTGAAGGCGAAGCTCGAAGCCGCGGACTACCGGGCCTCGGGGTCGCTCGACGCTCTCGAATGGGTCAACCTCTACGCGTTGGCCGTCAACGAGGAGAATGCCTCGGGCGGGCGGATCGTCACCGCCCCGACGAACGGCGCGGCGGGGATCATCCCCGCGGTCCTCCATTACATGGACCGGTTCGTCACCGGCGGCGGGGGCGCCGACTCCGAAGCTGCGGAAGCGAGCGCGGGTGACGACGCCGTCGTGACGTTCCTGCTCACGGCGGGGGCGATTGGGATCCTGTTCAAACGCAATGCGTCGATCTCCGGCGCCGAGGTGGGCTGTCAGGGCGAGGTCGGATCGGCCTGTGCGATGGCTGCCGCAGGACGGTGCGCCGTGCTCGGCGGAAGTCCCGAGCAGGTGGAGAACGCCGCCGAGATCGGGCTCGAACACAACCTCGGGCTCACCTGCGATCCGGTGGGCGGCCTCGTGCAGGTGCCGTGCATCGAACGCAACGCCATCGCCTCGGTGAAGGCGATCAACGCGGCCCGGCTGGCCATGCACGGCGACGGCTCCCACCGGGTGAGTCTCGATCAGGCGATTGAGACCATGCGGCAGACTGGAGCCGATATGAAATCGAAGTACAAGGAGACATCGCGCGGCGGACTCGCCGTCAATGTCGTGGAATGCTGA